The region AATACTGTACAGCGTGAGTTACACTGTCCCAGTGTTAATACTGTACAGTGTGAGTTACACTGTCCCAGTGTTAATACTGTACAGCGTGAGTTACACTGTCCCAGTGTTAATACTGTACAGTGTGAGTTACACTGTCCCAGTGTTAATACTGTACAGCGTGAGTTACACTGTCCCAGTGTTAATACTGTACAGCCCCACTGCGTGAGTTACACTGAGTTTAGTGACTGagtttaatataaaaatgtgttagGCCATTTAAAGCTGTATATACAAGTTGTAAAACTTTAAAATCAAGTCTAAAAGAAACTGGAAGCCAGTGCAAAGCAGCAAGGATGTAAACCGATGAGTCCCTTAGAAACTCATTAAATCATACTGCACTTGCTGCTCCTAAATGCGTGCTGTTTAGATTGTGTTTGAAAGGTAATCTGCCTGGGAAGGTGCTCACTTTCAGTGGCATTGAGGCTGTTTGATGTTGTTTTATTGATGGTACATTACACCCTACTGTGCAATAGGACCTTGATAGAACCTGTGGCATGGATAAGTGTGaggcatatgcacacatgcacacatacacactcaaatgcacacatatacacatacacactcaaatgcacacacacacacacactgtctcagtgttattacgcatgcacacacctcacatgcacattacacatgcacgcacacatacacacgcacagacacacacgcacatacacacgcacagacacacgcacagacacgcacatacgcacagacacacgcacacacatctcacacacataaaccctgTTTTTGTGCTTCAGTCTGCAGCCTCCGTTAAGCCCCACAGAGAATGGAGGACTGGCTCTGAAGAGCAGCTCTGGTGAGTCATGCCTCTGTGCTGTCCCTGCTCTTCCCTGTCAGCTCTGGGGTCTTCCCAGTGCTCGCATCTGAACGGCCCTCATGCTGAGGCATGACTGCCCACCCTGTGCCTGACAGCCACTACAGCTGGGCCACCAAACTCCACTCCTGGAGGGCCACgctgtctgcaggtttaactccagttctggaggactgtagtctctgcaggtttaactccagtcctggagggtcacagtgtctgcaggtttaactccagtcctggagggccacagtgtctgcaggtttaactccagtcctggaggccacagtgtctgcaggtttaactccagtcctggagggccacggtGTTTGCAGGTTGACCTCCAGTCTTGGAAGACTGTAGTGTCTGCAAGTTTagctctagtcctggagggctacagtgtctgcaggtttaactctagtcctggagggccgcagtgtttgcaggtttaactctagtCTTGGAGTTAAATCCATTTACATTTTGCTACAGGCCACCGGGGGCACCTATACCCCAGTTTGGCAACCCTGCTTTTAGTTTGGAGAAAGTTTAGAATGTGAAACAACTGAGATTACTGCAATCAATTCAAATTAAGTCAAGTCACTGTTAATTTATATGTAATTACCTGTACAGTAAATGAGTTATGATTGATTAGTTTCTCTCTAAATGTCTTTTGTTGGTCATGAAACCCATAGATCAAGATAAGGACAGCCTGTCTGAAGACAAGGGTGGAGACTCCAGCCTTTCGCTGATGGATTATCTGTCGACCAATGGCTTCGATTTGATCGCCCACAATAACTCTCCGCAGGAGAAGATGGCCAATGACGCACTGGAAGAAGGTTTGGGCTGTCGGATTTTCATTGGCTGCTGAGTAAACAGTCACTTATGCATGTATTTGTTTCTCTAAAAAGGCTTTTCCACTGCTTTTTAGTGGTCCAGTGTAGTGTAAGAGAGTGGTGTTTTGGGGGACATTTTGTTTGGCAGAGAATTagcttttcttaattttttacgTTTTTTTAATCTTGATCTTAAAGTTAGTAGTTATTTCATAATTTCTCTTGGAATCATGTGCTTCAGCTCTAGCTTGAGACTTAGCCATAGCTGAGGTGCATTCGGGGACAGATATAATACGGTTTATTCATATAACTGGGAATTGCTGCGCGTTTACTAAAGAGACTTAATCAAaagtctctctgtctttctccgcCAACTCTATCCCCGTGTCTCTTTCACACAGTCACGTCCCTGAAGAGGATATTTGTGGCCGACCAATCGGAGAACTCGCTGCCCGAGGGCGAAAACGGTGGGGTGGCTTCTGATAGGCTGCATCAGGAGACGGAGAGCGGCCAGTCAGCAGGTGAGACGCGTGGCGATATCAGGGGCTTACAGCTGTAGATCACATCCTGCCCACGCTACAAAGAGCATCAGAAACGCTAAAAGCTGGCTAAAAGCTGACTCGCACCTCGGCGCTGTATTTAGGAAGTGTCCGCGCGTGTTGCGTGTGCATTAGAGTGGAGCTACACGGTGATACGCCGCAGTGGTCACGCTGCTGGAGGCCTCTAAATGcgcctctctgctctcctcagaAGAAGGATCTGATCTGCTGCTAACGACGGATGGGGCgcaggcaggaggaggaggaggaggaggagatgataGAGAGACAAAGGAGGGAGAAGATGGAGGGATGGTGCTGTCgccagagagggtggaggaggtgcAGAGGCGCCTCCAAAGCCTGGAGCAACGGCTGAAACTgctgcaggtgagagaggggtgacagacagagagagagagagtgagagaggggtgagagagagagagagagagagagagagagagaagggtgacagggacagagagagaagggaagagggggagagaggagagagaagggaagaggggaaagagggaaagagaaagggaaatgGGTGACAGAggggtgagagatggagagaaggagaagggaagaagaagaagaagaagaagaggagggagagatttaaaaacacttttattaagacattttccagaaacagaaattataaaacaaaaccagccaacaacaaaaaagaaacaagagaGTAAAAAAGTATGTGAGAGGCTAATGGGGATGAGAGATAAAccgacagaaggagagagaaggagaaatgtagagaaatagagagagagacggggtgtggggcagaggggatgagcgataaagagagagagagagagagagaaaggggggaggacagagagatggaTACAGTGaataagagggagagaggggcttCACAAAAGCGGTTATTGCTCCGGCAATATTGCTGGACAAATTGGAATAAAATTGGCCAGTGAATTGGTTGGCGGGAGCAGTTACTGCAGGCTGGGCCTATATGGTCTGAGCGctgtgggggagtgggggagggggaaatgggggtgtgtggagacgggtggagggagagagggagaggggccgtGGCAGGAAGCCTCCTGACCTCGGCGTGGATCCCGTTCCTCTCAGGTGCTGGAGGAAGAGCACCACCGGTTGCAGGGACTCCTGTCCAAGATGGCCGTCTCAGGGCCCGGCCTCCAGTGAAGCCTGCTCACCTGCTGGACTCCAGGTCAGACACCgttacacacagcacaacactgaGATGCTGCTCCTGCATTAAAATAATACACAATAATGAATGTAAAAACTCCATTTACAttcaaataatacaaatattaattacataataataatcagtatTATAATAATCCTGTCTATGATAATCGTCTTCATCATAAATGCTCTTGTGTTGTATTCAGCTGGCTGATATCCTTTTCTCTGCCCCCTTCCTCCTCAGATCACTGTAGTTGCTGGACTTGAGGAGTGACTTtgtgggatgggggtggggatTGATTAGTGCTGCCTGGAGTTTCCCGTTTGCCCTCTTTGTGCTCAAGTGCCATCTCTGCCCCTTCGCTGAAGATTGACAGCGATCGCAGCCAACCACGAGCTCCAGCACAGGGCTCCGCTCCAGTGCAGTAGCTCTGTGACTTACGAGGaggagtgtgagcgtgagcgcaTGCACGCGCgtgtctgtgtccgtctgtccagtgtctgtgtgtgtgaaggacagagagacaggttcCACAGCCGGGAGCAATATTCCGCTGTGAGTTACTATAGACTGCTGCGTTAgtaacatgcatacacacacacaaatacacactcactcattctctgtctcacacacacagacacacacatgcacacacacacacgcacaaacacactcacacacacacacaccccagagtCTGCTGAGAGAATGTTGTGCTGCCAGTAAAGTGATTGAGGCTGACAATTAGCCTGTTCCCCTCATGACAGTATTAAGGACAATGAGACCTGAAGTCGCTCTTGCTCGTATACAGCTAGCTGATGTCTGCAGTCATAGCCAAACTAGATTTCAGCTTTGCCTATATTTATTGctataaataattgtaatatatCTGTTTGATGATGACCTGTATTCGGCCTTCCATCATTAAAACTagtagtatgtgtgtatatgtgttctATACAGTACAGTTGTTTTCTTAAAGATAAAAGAGATCTTTGAAACAGTCATCATGGAGTTACTTTGCCATTTCCTGCTGTATCTAATTAGAAACCATGGCCAAACGGAGgcgtgaaatatatatataagggTTTATGTTTAGGTATTTTAACGTGTTGATTTTGCATGGCCTGTTGATTGCGATTGtgcacaggggtgtgtgttgtgtgccaCTGTTTGAGTAGGGTACAGGTAGGGGATGTAGGTTTGAGAGAAAGACCAGGACACAGGGGCGAGTTGGTGAAaggggaggggaagagggagatggagggagagaggagaaagatggagatggagggagagaggagaaagatggagatggagaaagggagatggagggagagaggagatgatggagatggagggagagaagagaagatggagatggagggagagagaagcgcTGTTTATTCAGCTGAGATGACGTGTAGATGACAGTAAGTGGAAGGAAGTGTacaggtgtggaggtgtgttttacatactgtactgtaagatACCATTGCCAATCACACAGCATACCAGCACTGACAACGCTAATGACATTCAAACATatgcgcttacacacacacacacacacacacacacacacacacacacacacacacacacacacacacacacacacacacacacacacacacacacacacacacacacacacacacacacacacacacacacacttaccggCACTGAATAGGCTCATGACATTCAGACCCATGcgcttagacacacacatacacacacacacacacacacacacacacacacacacacacttaccggCACTGAATAGGCTAATGACATTCAAACATAtgtgcttacacacacaaacacacacacacacacacacacacacacacagtcagacagacctcacacacaaactcttccACACTTttaccagcatacacacacatacacgcatgcagacactcatgcacacgcagacacacagacgcacacgtcTGTATCTTTGTACAGTAACATGGTCACACAGGCCGTTTAAAAGCATGTTGaagccagacctcttcattgcAACTTCACTTCACACCAGAGTCCTGATAAACAGGAGAAATATGATTAcacagtggagagggaggggggagctaGCCTATTACGCTGTCAAATACACTTTTAGCTGGAATATAAATATCTTTTGTAATAATAGCAAAATTTGTATTCATAATATCTATTTGCCGCATATAAACCCGGTTACAAATTgtgtttattgcatttattttttagtgttttatttcattccaATGTAGAAATTTCATACAGGACCAAAGACACAAAGATGTAccagtagtattattattattttttcatatatatatatatatatatatatatatatatatatatataatttattgttttaatataaTGAAGCGTATGTCTGTGACTCTGCTGAACCAGGAAGCAGTGCTGTggtgtagcagtagcagtagcagggGCTTGGCTGCTGCGTGTAGACCGGCCGTCCTGCCCCAGACTCCAGAGCTGTAGGTCCCCTCACACTGTGACCTAGCGGGGTGCTCTTCACTCAGTTTCTGCGCCTAATGAGCCGGGGCCGCGTTCCATGTTTTCAGCATGGGCGTCAGGCAGTCCCAGGGTCAGCTCTAATGCACGTTTTTATATCCGCAGTAGTCtctggggaggactgtctcttTCAGCAGACGCGTAGTGAAAGTCTGCCGTCTCCCAGGTGTACGGCGTTGTAACCCATACGTGGCAGCGCGGCTGTGCAACCTCTCAAGCTCCCCCCTGTGGCCGGACTGTGTACTGCAGTGCAGCCTGTCCTGTAGCTATTTTGGATAGTGTCATTGGTGTGCCAATATACATGTGTGTCAGTCACCGTAGTGCAACAGACTGAAGTTGCAGTGTTCATGAATAGTGAGTCTGAATTGACGTTATCCTGTAAGACAGTGATTGCGTATGATTAGACATTATCCTGTGAGACAGTGATTGCATATGAGTTGACGTTATCCCCATCACTACCACTGACATCCACAGCTTTAAGACATGAAGGATTGACAGCTGAGCTCTGGAGTCTGGAAAGGGAATGGAGGCTGTGGTTTTGGGTTATTATTGCTAGTACTGTAATTAATATCGCTGCAGTTGTTATGAATTATGCATTCTCATAACCGTAGAAACCGCTAACCCTGCTGTGCAGCTATGCAGTTGACATTGCTATTGTTATTTAATGAGCTGTAGGTAGCGTCTGTTACTGAGATGTATTTCGCTGAACTTTTGTGCTGCCTTTTCTCTGcctgctcttcttctgtggtatcTGTCCTCCCCCGGTCCTCCTGCTCCACCGCTTCAGCCAGCCAGCCTGAACAGATGCATGGGAAGGGCGGGGCCAAATGCAACCAAATGAAGtgtcaaatctttttttattttttgtcaggGTTGTCgatctgtctttctgtctgtcttatCTGTCTGTGCATCTTGCCTGTCTGTCTGGAACTCGCTCACTTAGTgtcgcccccctcctcctctgtcctctccgCAACGAAAAGGAAAGATCCCGCCTCCTTTCTCTGTTCTGTTTCTTCCATATCGCACAATTTTGCTGTATGTTCccgttttgtacttttatttatttattattttttggctttAACGGGTGGGATTGGCtatttgaacaaaacaaaaagtaagCATGTACTATGCATCTGCAGGTCAGAGAGTGAGACCCGCCTCACTTCCCCACACCCAGCGGTCTGAGCCTCTTCTGTCCTcatataaggtgtgtgtgtgcgtgtgcgtgtgtgtgtgcgtgtgcgcgcgcacgtATTCATtcatgtgcaagtgtgtgtgtgagtgcatgcatccctacatgtgcgtgtgtgtacatgtttgtctcctgcttcttctctctccctgctcagtGCACctccagtgtgagtgtgtgagtgtgtgagtgtgtgagtgtgtgagtgtgcgagtgtgtgagtgtgcgagtgtgtgagtgtgcgagtgtgcgagtgtgcgagtgtgcgagtgtgcgagtgtgcgagtgtgcgaatcctgcagtggatcagacTGCTGGGGACCAGGGCTAGATAGCGcagtctctcctctctcgctccatATGTATGCTATATACAGATACACAGTGATATGtatgtttaaatatatttatatagaaGGGTGCCTTGTCTAATGATCAACCGTGATTCTTGACAAAGGGCTTTCTGGTGAACAACattttcttctgctgttgtgaaCAATTTGAGTTAAACGTCTAGGCTGTTTTGCATGGATCGAGGCCACGCCATTTAAAAATGGATGGCATGGGAATAGAGTCATTTGTAACAGCTATACACTAGTACTTGTGAACTTGTTTGCATCTCCAACTCTGGCCACCAAGTTACATTGTCACCAGACGGTGTTTTGTACAGAACAAGCTTCGATCACTGCTTGGGGCTCCCAGCAtgtgtctatctatctatatgaATATACAAGAACTATACTGTGTATTTGGGCTTTCATTTTATTGTGCAAgaaggtttttttattattattattattattatgtatactTAAGAGCTGAGGTacgttttttaattattattttcttttttaataaattggAAAACGTTCAACATCTTCTTGTCGATGtgtcttacattacatttcataagGGGTAAAGAGTGAAGAAATGATGCAATGTCActttgaaatggggggggggggggttgttggtaTTGTCGGGGTTGCTGCTGAGATTGAGAGTCTCCATGAACTTGAACAGGATGAACTTCCATATGCTCTTGATCACGACTGACTAACACAAGCCAAAGGATCAAATTACGGAGAGAAGTGCCAACTGACCATTGTGCTGCAAGGAGAAATGAGACGAACAGCCTCTGCCATCTCCACGTGGTTTCTCCCATCCtgacaaacattacatttcttACAATCTCATCCGCTTAACGAGGTATGAAAACACCAGCGGCTGTTCAGGAAGCTGTCTGTGTGCCGTAGTCATTTAACTATAAATGGCACTTCCTGGCGTCCATCTTACTGATCACTTAGGAAGGTCAGTTAACATTAGCTGGACCTTAAATAAATCAGTGGTGTCCCGGTGGAAGTGAGACCCTTAAGAAAATTAATGTGGAAGGAGAAAAGGTCAGAGAGCTGGCAGCGTTGtgttagagcaggggtgtcaaactccagtcctggagggccacagtgtctgaaacacaccaaaaaccagcagacactgcggctcttcaggactggagtttgacacccctgtgttAGAGGATCAGGGGTGAAGAGGGAGTTTCACTTCTGTAAAGTAGCGGCTGAGAGAAAcgtgtgggggagggagggggatgtgGTGATGATGCTCCATCAAGGTCATTCATGCGCATCGCCTGTTGCTGTACATGCACTGGGTGTGgccttcaaaataaaagcatgcaagtGACCTGCAAAATAAACTAGGATCGACCTCTGGGGAGTTTGGTccaatttgggggggggggggggggggctagtcATATGCAAACGAAGGGAGGAGCAATAAGAGCGTATAAGGAGAAGAGCGGGGAAGAAAAGATGCGGAAAACAGCGTCTGCTTCCTGTCACTTCTGCCACTGCAGGAGTAAACAAACTACATGAGCAAATATGATCATAAGAAGcatcctccttcttcttctatGGTGCACTGGTGAGTGAAGGGCATTTTGGCATCGCAGAATACATTTGTAGCAGTAGTTTGTGAAACAGTATTTAGGTAATGTGatgaatgattaaaaaaaaagaaaaacaggacagCTGCTCAACATCTCATTGAACAATTTGCTGCAGTTAagtgaaaatgtaaattgtaGTCTACCAACAGACACGAATAGCCATGTTGTCAAAGAGTCAAAAGatgctttaaaaatgtttaggaACATATATAATGTGTAACTATGAAGAGCTTTCACGATGTTCACTGTGTTAACATCTGTGTTCTGCTTCACTGAAGCCCATCTCCTCTCAGAACAGATACCAGCCAACAGCTCTTCCTCTTCCTacttatacactcaccgagcactttattaggaacatttttactttattacaccttatatatgcgattatctaatcatccaattgtgtggcagcagtgcaatgcgtacatacaggtcaggagcttcaattaatcGACAAGCAGAATGGGTAACTgacaagtgactttgaccatggaataattgttcaTGGCAGAAAGGGtggtgatctcctgggattttcacgcacactagtctctagagtttgcaaagaatggtgcaaaaaactaaagaaaatccagtgaaacagaatattaattattaatgagagacatcagaggagaatgcccagactggtcaaaggtgacagtaacagaaataaccacacattacaacagtggtatgcagaagagcatctctgaacacacaatgcattataaCTCTAAGAGGTaaggctacagcagtataagtgtaataaatacctaataaagtgctcactgagtgtaggtttCATAAGGAGTATTTTATGCTGTCTTCATATCTGAACCCATTTTGTTCTTTAACTGTTGTAGCAGCACGTTCATTATCTTCTCTTGCacattatattatgttaattCTGTTGTGATTAAAAAAGCGCTTTTGTAATGCATGAGGAGAATCTCAATCTTCACAGATTCCTGGGCTCGGTCAGGCAGTGACACTTCAGTTTAGTGTCCTGTGAAAACATGATATTACTGTGGAACTGACAGACCCTGTCTTAAGGATTTAATGTTCATATCCTAAACTTTGTAAAACAGGGAATTTTGATGAGATCAGATTAACTTTTAGGACTGTATCTTGTTCATACTGCCTTGCACTGAAATTCTTTTTCCAAAGATATCACACATGGAAACCTGGATGCAGTTCAGCTCAACCTGGACCAACCTTTGGTGCAGCAAAAGATCAACGAAATTGCAAAACTGCAATGCTGTTTTATGGTCAAGTTTGAGTTGGAGCCCATCTGGGTCGTTACCACGCGTAACGGCAGCTGCCGCTCCCACTTCATAACAAAGCCAGTCGGCCTTAACGACAGGGTGAAGAGAAGCAAAGGCAACGCAACGACGGAGGGGCTAACGTGTCACATGCTGGAGTTTGGAAAGGTGTACGTGAGTGACATGGGGCTGTACCAGTGCCTTCTCAACCACACCCAACTGCAATGCCCCGCCTTCACCCACGGAACATACCTGCAAGTCTACAGTAAGTAGAGCTGGGGGAGTCATGCCAGATTCCTGACCACTGCTATGGGCAACAGacgttacatttacattttacattttttgtcttttggcagacgcttttaatccaaagcaatttacaagtgcataggttcttccacaagttaaagcatcacatccataagtagtaaaatacacatgaagtgttgttctaaacatacagtcatcaagtgcaaattattatttttttttatttttttattttttttggggggggggggggggttagacaagagggatagggatatcagaaaggggggcaggggaaatcaggagggaggactaaggtacagtttgaaaaggtgtgtttttagtctctgtcgaaatagggggagggattctgctgtcctgacagtggtaggcaagacattccaccactgaggaaccagaacggaaaacaggcgcgaacgtgcagctcgaccaccagggtGCTCatagagagaggaacagaccGCTTCAACCTGAAACACTTTTCATATCGCTCCACAAAAACAAGTGCCATGTTGCGTCCCAATACTAAAAAAAAGTCATCCTTTCTTCCGATTGTCTTCTCtctcttacccccccccccatcccctacTGAGAAAAGGAGGATGCAAGTATTGGGACATGCCCCCAAATTTGTAAATCAAGacaaatggttggtatttatatagcgcttttatccaaagcgctgtacaattgatgcttctcattcacccattcatacacacactcacacaccaacggcgattggctgccatgctaggcaccgaccagctcgtcaggagcatttaggggttaggtgttttgctcagggacacttcgacacagcctgggtgggggattgaaccggcaaccctccgactgccagacaactgctcttactgcctgagccatgttgcccccctTACAACTGGTGCAAAAAACTGGTAGCTCCACCATCAACTTGTCTCCGACCTTACTCCAATACTCCTGTTAGCCATGCCAGGAGTGGTCTGGGATCCAGGAGGTtagcaaaatggccgccattggGCCTCTAAACTAGACTTCCTTCCTCAGAGCCCATGCGCAGGTTCCTGAACATCGGCGAGTCAACCAAGAACAGCATCCTCCTGTCAGAGGCCATTCTGCTCCTCCTGTGTGTGCTAGTGCCCGGAATACCGCTTCTGTTCAAGGTGAGGACAGAGCACCACCTCCATCACTGCAGAGAAATATGCCATCCCCCTATAGCACAGGAACCATGACCCTGCCTCCTGCTACTGCGTTTGACATGTAACGGGGCTTTGCTGCTGGGGTGGGTGGCCTCTCTTGActtcctctcatcctccttttcagaaaaagaaactCCATCAGCATGGAAAAAAGAataagggagaggaagagaacatTTATGAGGTgcatatttttctctctctcactcttactcacacacacatacacatatgcttGCCATGTGCCCAGTACATTGCCATCCATTCCCATGAAAGGCAATTATAAATCATATTTATCAATATATTTTACTTAAACTCTCTTTTTTGAGATATGAATTAGTGCTACAATCTTTGCGTAAGGTGTACCTTCAATTACATACTATTTAATCACTTATGTTGTTATTTCCACCAGCTTTGTAGTTATTATCTGCAGCCTTGCTGTCGACTTTGTGgctaactttttctttttcatttggtGCTGTTCCCCATAAGGCTATTGTTGGGTGTATTATAACCACTATAAATAATGCactataaatatgaataaaaaaatcttcTCATTGTCACCACTGGCCGTTGTGTCTCCACACCTTCCCATGTCCATCTGTAGGGGCTGAACCTGGAGGACTTGGACTCCACGTACCACCAGATCCAGCGCTCCCAAGTGCACTCCCCCTACCAGGATGTGGACACACTGGCCCAAGACATTCAGTTGGAGAAGCCCTAGAGGGAGTTAGAGATGTTCGAGGGAAGATGACCAGTCAGAGGTGCACAGTCTGGCTCCGAAACATTTTGTAGCATTCATGTAactcagagagaaagagaaatgaatAGTTCGCTTTTTATCGCTAATTATCTTGAGCAGAAAAAATGGTTTGTTGCCGATTTCATACAGATTTTATGAGCTAGATTTGCTGCCGAAGCCCCCTGCTAAGACTCCTGTTTGGCAAATGTAATTCAATAATTGTATCATTTAGAAATGCTGTGACTGTGATTTTGTACCAATAAAGTTGTTTCAACAGAAAATACTTGATTTAAGGGTGGGGGGAATGTGTTCCAACATTCAAGGGTTATTGGTGGTTCCACTGTTGTGTATTTCTGGccttaaaaaatctaaaaggaAGAAGTGAGAATTCAACTGCCTTCTTGCATTGTCTTGGGGCCCCAAACAATATTTTATAgtgattggctgttttttttgctaaataatgtctatatatacactcaatgagcac is a window of Conger conger chromosome 1, fConCon1.1, whole genome shotgun sequence DNA encoding:
- the cd79a gene encoding B-cell antigen receptor complex-associated protein alpha chain; translation: MIIRSILLLLLWCTDITHGNLDAVQLNLDQPLVQQKINEIAKLQCCFMVKFELEPIWVVTTRNGSCRSHFITKPVGLNDRVKRSKGNATTEGLTCHMLEFGKVYVSDMGLYQCLLNHTQLQCPAFTHGTYLQVYKPMRRFLNIGESTKNSILLSEAILLLLCVLVPGIPLLFKKKKLHQHGKKNKGEEENIYEGLNLEDLDSTYHQIQRSQVHSPYQDVDTLAQDIQLEKP